TGGGCGCGGTTCGCGGATTCGGCAAAGCTGATCTCGGCGAGCCGGCCACGTTGGAATTAGTCGCCAGCGTCTCCGCCGGCAAAGACGGAGGCGAACGATGAAGGACAAAAAGACCGCGCCGGTAATCCGCATCTGCGGCCGCGCCGATTCGCCGGCCGCCTACGAAATCCGCAACTACCTCAGCCGCAACGTCGTCTCTTTCAAGTGGGTGGAACTCGCAGACGACGGCGAAGAAATTGTGAACTCGGATTCCCGTCTCTACGCTGGTCGCGCGCGGACCTGCCGTTCGGCGGATAAGCATTGGGTCGAGCATTATCCCGACCGCCCGTCACGGCTCGGATTGAATTGCTTCTCGGTTCGATCGACTTGTCCGCGCAAGCCGAGTTCGTTGTATCGCTCCCGGCGATCACGGAAATCGAGCGGCTCTGGGCAGAGCCGGCAATCTCTGCCTGACGCTTGGCGGTTGACCCGGTGATGCCTACAATGTCGGGCGTCATCGGGAGCCTTGGCACGGCGCGACAAGGCGAGTCGAGTCGGCCCGAGTTTTGTAAAGAGGTGTAGCTGAACGATTTGGGCCGTTATTGTCGATTTCCAAAAGAGGGCTATCCAGTGACGACGATTGCCAAGGGAGCAAAGTGTGTGACGCTCGTCAACGTCTTCACGGTCGAACCGGCCAAGCAGCAGCGATTGGTGGACGTTCTCGTCGAGGCCACTGAAACGACGATGCGGCGTTTACCCGGCTTCATGTCGGCCAACATTCACAGGGGCCTGGACGGTACGCGCGTTGCCAACTATGCCCAGTGGCGGAGCGTCGAGGACTTCCAGGCGATGCTCAAGAACCCGGAAGCGATCCCGCACATGCAACAAGCGGCGGCACTGGCGTCCAGCTTCGACCCGAAGTTGTACGAGGTCGTCGAGGTCTGCAACATTCACGGTCAGCGGGGCTAACGATGTCAAAAAAGGCAGACTTGCCGCCTACCCGAACCCATCCACCGCGCGATGCTCGCGCTCATGGGCTAGGCTGGACGCTCAATCGCGTAGCTTGGACCGCTTCCGGCACCACCACATAATGCCGCACGCCAGTACGGCAAGAAGCCCGGTACTTGGCTCAGGCACGCCGCCGACGCCCGCTACTCGGAATCCGAAGATGTCTGCGTCGTCACGCGTGGGATAAAATACGCCGCGAAACGAGGCAGCCGAGCGGTCGGGGCCTTCGCCCCAGTGGCCGCCCCGCACCACTTTATAGCCAAAAGCATTGAATGTCGTGTCCTCCCATTGATACACGTTTCCACCCATGTCGAATGTACCGAACGGGCTTTGCGAATTAGGATAAGCGCCCACGTCGGTGTAATACCTTCCTGTACCTGTTCAAGAATTCGACGTACAGAGCGTTGGTCACGTCGTAGGTGCCGATCCGGTAATTGTACGGCACAGCTCCGTAGGCTGTCGTGCCATCGTTCATTACCTGAGTGTCAGGCGCATTGCCTGCATAGCCGACCGGGACCGTTGAGATAGTCACGGCTTGCGCCGAGCCGATCATCGTTGCGAGAATTGCGAGGGAGCAGAGTCCGGCCGCTTTAGGTGCAAAGAATCGGTGCATTAGCGCGCTTTGTTTGACAAGGGATTGCCGTCGCCGGGCGACGGCTCGGAAGTAGGCATCGTAACCATGCGCCGGGCGCGAGTCAATTTGCTCGGCACCGCGGCCGTCGCATCGTCGGGCGAGAGTCTCAACGTCCCACGGTTAACGCGGCCGGACGCGGGCGGCTGGATTCTCAGCGGATCATTGCGTCAAAGCGCCGGCAATGCACCCCGCGAGAAACGCCAACATGATTCCCCATGCAGCGTAACGAATTGGCCTGCCAGCCAACGTGCCGAATCCGGCTCCGACAGCGGCCGAAACGCCAAAATAGCCAATTCTGCGCAGTGCGATGTCATTCAAGTGTCGCCAATATAGTGCGGCTAGCCACGCCGCGAGACAGAACCATGCGACCGCGCCGAGCATCCGGCGCATCGAAAATTGAAACGGCTTGCTCATCGCCGCATTATCCCCGTCCGCGGGTTGCCGGAGCAAGGGACCTGCGGGGCCGGTAGTCGTCCAAACTCGTGTCCAGGCCGCGGCGGCCGCAAATCAATGATTCTTCGATTCTTGATCCGGAAACACCCAGCGAACTGGGCCGTCTGGCTCTTCCCTTTGTCGTCGCACTGTCGCCTCTGGAAACACCCGGCGATATTCTGCTAGCTCTTCTTCGGTCACGTCGTCTACGGCATATATTTCTCCGCAATCAAGATCACCCAAAAGACGACGGACCCAAGGGAGCCTGCGCTCACCGTCAACTGTCTCGACTTCTGAGCACAAGGTAAAGCGCGGGTTTTCGAGCATCGTCTTCCGCTCCCTCACGATCTTCGCCTGCCAACCCACATAGGCGCACGAGATCGCCAATAGCGTCACGCCGATCAGCAGCGTCCGAGGCTGAATTGAAACCAGCGACGACGGCGGGGCTTCTCAGCCATAACGGGCGCGTCTGTTTTGGGCGGCTCGGTTTGCATGACCGCATTATCCCCGACCGCGGGCGGCCGGGGCAACATAATATCGGGCCACGAAAGCCACGATCCGCGGCCACCCTCTGGCCAACACATCGTCGGGCGGGAATCTGGGCGGTTCGTGGCCGACGCTCCCCGAAGCCATACGACGCGCGATGGTCGCGTCGATCGGCTGAGCATCATCGCGACTCACAAGCCCTCCGCCGATCGGCAGGGGCGTTTTCGTGCGCCGCCACGGTCGTCTAGCTTCGCTTCTCGCGGGCAATAGCCGGCTGTGGAGCTGTCTTGTCGTCGAGCATCGCCAAGAATTCATCCGGCGACGGCAAAGCCAGTGCAGCCGGGACCGTGAATATCTGCCCGCAGCCCCGGCAGTGGACGTGTGTTCCGGCGGCCAGATTGGGGTTACTCACAACCTTGCCGCAATCGGGACAGGTGAGAAAATCCATGATTCGCCTCGCCACCGTGATTCTAGCCGCCGTGATCCGGCGATTGCAAGCGCGGCAGCCGGATGGAAGCATCCTAGGATCGTGCGCAACCCAGGGGGGCAGTGAGACTCGGACATACGCCCCGGAGAATAGCAGCCGCAAACGAACTCGGAGTCAACCTTGGCCTCCAGCAGAATCTGCCGCGTGCCAGGGTCGTCAAATCGCGATTCGGACAGGAATGGACACAAGTGGACAGTGCCGCAGCCGCAGCTCGCTCCGCTCGGATCCAGCGCCTGATGGAGTCTATTGCTCCGCGTTAGCCCGCGCCACCAAGCTACCTTCGATCTCGCCGATTCAGATAGCCGAGCGAGGCCAGTCCGAGGAGGGCCAGCAACAGGGTCGAAGGCTCGGGGACCGCCGATGGATTGCCGTTCATCGTGGTGCCGTCCACGGAAGGGTCGGCCGGAATCGGATCGCCGCTGAAGCCATCGGCGCTTGGAGGATCCAAGCTCGAAGAACCCGGCGCGTCGGAGGCAAAGGGCGCCGTCGATTGCAATGAGCCGGCCAGCGCGAGTCCGCTGGATTGGCTGAGCGGGTTGCCACTGGAGTCTGACGCGTCGATCGTTACCAACGCGGGCGATCCGGCAGTGCCGCCGATCACCAGCTCGCTTTGGACGATGTGGTTAGCCGTGAGATCACTTCCCGCGTTGACCTGCGTAACGCCCGATCCGTCGATGTTGCCCACTTGCTGATGCGTGCCGGAGACAAGGATGCCCGCGGCAGCAGTGCTGTTGTTCGTGACGTTCACGCGATTCGGTCCATTGGAAAGCGCTGATACGGAGCCGGCCAGTTCCAGCGTCGCGCCGTTGTTGACCGTCGCGGTGACGCCCGTGCCGATCGTGGCCGAGCCGGTCGTGGCCTTGAAGCGCAACGTGCTCGAATCGTTGACGGCCAACGAACTGGCTAGGCCCATCGTCGGCGCGCCATCGACTTCAAGCGTCCCGCTGCCTCCTTCGGAGAACGCGGAATTGGCGTTGTTGGTGAACGTGCCGCCGAACGTGCCGCTGGACCCGCCGGCAAAGACGGCCGTCGTGCTAATGATGTTGAACGTCCCGCCGCCGTTGTTCGTCACCAGTCCCGTAAAGATAGCCGGATTGTAGGCGACGACGATTGTCTTGCCGTTTTCGTTCGTGACCGGACCGTTCACGGTCGTCAGTCCGCCGGAGAAGGTGACGCTGCCATTGTTGTCCAGCCCGGTGCCGCCGGTGGCGAAGGTGCCGAAGCCGCTGATTTGGCCCAAATTGTTCATGGGCTGGCCGTTGTTGTCGAACGTGCCGCCTGTGAGATTGACGACCCCCGCGCTGGCCAGCAAACCATGGCTAACGAGCAGTTTGTTTCCGGTGCCCGCGCGGATCAATCCGCCGGCCGGATTCAAGAGCGTGCCGCCGAGGAATAGCGTGCCCCCGATCGGCTCGATGGTGCCGGTGTTGGTAATCGCGTTGCCGATGTTGCCGAAGCCCTGGATCGTGCCCGAGTTCGTAATCGCCCCCCCGGCGAGATTGGCGGCGATGCCGTTCATCTCGATTAAGCTCGTGTTGCTAAAAGGCTGGCTGATATTCATGGCGCCGCTGCTGAGCACCACGCCGCCGCCGGCGTTGCTGAACCCGGACGAGATGGTTCCAGGCCCTGAGATCGTGCCGCCGGCTCCGTTGGTCAACAATCCGGACGCGCCGCTGAGCGTCCCGCCGTTGAGATTCAGTGCGCCGGCATTGGTCAGCGTCGCGCCGTTGAGATTGAACGGAACGGTGGCGGAGAGATTGAATGTTCCGCGATTGACGTTCGCCGCGCCGCCACTGGTGCTCAGGTTGAGCGTTCCGCCGGCCATCGTGAGCGTTCCCTCGTTGTCGAGCCCTGGACCGCCCAGCGTGATGGGGGCCTCTGGCAAGGTTGTCCCTGAGAGGGTAAACGTCGCTGGGAGCGTCAGCCCGCCGTCGTTTTCCAGGACGTTTGCCACCGTAATTGGCGCAAAGATTTCGAGTGCTCCTCCCGCCACAATCAACCGCCCGCTCAACGTGCCGCCGGCATAAAGGAAAGTCGCCGAAGCGGTCACATCGCCGACGAGCGATCCGGCGGTCATCCCGAACGTTCCGCCATTGATGGCTACATTGGCGACTGTCGATCCGCCGGTAATCGCGAGCGTTCCGCCGTTGACCGTCACGCCGCCCGTAAGCGTATTGTTGCCCGACAGGTTCTGTTCGCCAGTGCCGCTCCCGTTCACGACGAGCGAAAGCTTGCCGCCGCCGCTGCCATCCTGCAGCGTACCGGCAAAGGTGCCGCCGATGGTGTTGGAGAGGTTGCCCACCGTCAAGGTCACGTTCGCCGCGCTGGCGTTTTGGACGATCCCGCTTCCGTTCAGGCCGGCCAGCGTGACGCTGTTGCCGTTCAAGGTCAGTGTTCCGTTATCAGTCACCGCATTCGGGCGCGCCGAGTTCAGAGCGCCAGGATTGCCAATCTGGAGCGCCGCGCCGGCGTTGATCGTCACACCACCCGTGAAGGTGTTATTGCTACTCAGCGTCATGCTTCCGGCATTGATCGTCAGGCCGCCACTGAAACTGTTGCTTCCACTCAGCGTCAGGTTTCCCGCATTGACTGTCATGCTCCCTGAGAAGGTGTTGTTTCCGCTCAACGTCAAGCTACCCGCACCCGCCTTGACAAATGAGAGCGTCGCCGTGGTCCCCGGAAATTGGTCTTGGAGCGATCCGGCAAACGTCTCATTGCCGGACTCGATTACGGTCAACGTGGCAGGGCCACCTTGAATAATCGCGCTCGGCGAGCTGCTGCTGAGTCCGCCGATTGAAACGCTGTTGCCATTGAGAGCCAAAGTTCCGGTGCTTCCCGGACCGAACGCGACAGCGTTCGGCGTCGTCGAGTTCAGTGCACCGCTGCCTCCAATGCCGAGCGTACCCGCATTGATCGTCACGCCCCCCGTAAACGTATTATTGCCCGATAGATCCTGCTCGCCATTGCCACTCTTCACGAGCGACAACGCTCCGCCACCCGCGCCGTCCCGTAATGTGCCAAAATAATTGTTGGAGAAACCATTCGCGTTGTTCGTGGTGAGGGCCGCGGGAGTCGTGGCCGCGTTTTGGACGATAGCCGACGACGTGCCAGCCAGTCCGCCGATCGTCTCGTTCAGTCCTGCCAGCGTGAAGACGCCGGTGTTTTGGATCGTGACCGTTCCGGAGTCGCTGATTTGATCGCCACCGCTGCCGGAGAGCTGCACGTTGCCGGCGTTGATGAGCAATCCGCCGCTGCCGATTGCATGAACCGATGCCGAACTCGACTTGGCCAGGAGGAGCGTGCCGCCATTAGCGATCACGCCGAGGCCCGTATTGTCGGCGCTGCCGCCCAGGGTCAGCGTGTTGTTGCCATTCTTGGTCATGCCGATCGTGCCGCCAATCGCGCCATTGATGTTCACGGCATCGTTGCCGGAGACGGTCAGCGTCTGCCCGACGGCGGTGCCGTTGGTAATCGCGCCTGCGAACGTGAGGACGTCGCCGGTGTTCGTCGCGTTGTTGGCGAAAGTGTAGTTGCCTTCGAGAGTCAAGGGCGTATTGAGGGTTTCCGTGATGTTGCTCCCGGTAAACGTGCCGGCGATTTGGATCGTGCCCCCGGAGGTGAGAACCATGGGGCCGAAGAAGTTGAACGTATAGGCAGCCGCCGAGGTGTCGAACGTAATGTTCTCCAGATTGCGATTGGAGTCGGTGAGGATTGAGGTAGTCGTACTGGTCGTATTGAACGTCGCCGTGTCGGTGTTCGTGGTCCCCGACGTGGCGCCCGGCACAATCCCCGACACCCAGTCGCTGCTGGTGTTCCAAAGGCCGGAGGGGGCGGATGAACTCCAGGTGCCGTTGGCGGCCAGCGCCGGACGAGCCGCCGCGCCGAGACCGCACAAGAGGGAGAGCCAGATTTTCGTCCAAGCCGGCCGGACTCTTCGCCGGCCCCAGACGCGCGTCGCGACAGTGAAGCAATGAAACCTGCTCATATAGCCCTCCAAGTCGAGAAAAAAGGCGAGAATCACGTGGCCCCGATTCAGTTGTGCCAGTGTCGGCCGATCGCGTCGAGCAGATCGTCGGACAATAGCGAGAAATCGGCGTCGGCCGCCGGAGGCCGAGGGTCCAGGGCAAAAGCCGCCCACTCCAAAACGTCGGCATCGGCGAACGCCGCCCCGACGGCGTCGCAATGAAGTAACTCACTATTCCCGTTTTTGGTGATGGCAGTTTGCCGTTCGAGAAATGTCGCTGCGTCGGAAGTCGAAGCGACGCCAGTGGCCGTAAGCGATGATAGTCGTTCGCCCTCATTGCTTGCGGAATAGGCGAGGCCTAATGCGCCGAAAGTCTCCCTCGACGACTGCAAAGCAATCAGACCCGCCGAATCCGAGGAATTCGAGTTGACCGCCAATGTTGATCCAAATGAATCACGAGAGTTCGCCGCGACGGCAACAGAAATCGGCGGCTCCGACGAAGCGGTGGTCGCGGTCAACGGAGAGGCAGTTGCGACCGCCGACGCGCTACCCGCGGTCGGCGGGGCGGGCTGCGGCGAATTGGCCATTGCGTCGACCGTCATGCGGGTGTCGCTAGCCCCCACGGAGTTCAGCGGATTCCCGTTGGCATCGCTTGCGGCGATCGTAACCGTCGCCGGGCTGCCCGCCGTGCCACCGATCACTAAGGCACTCTGAATGATGTGGCCGGCCGTCAAGCTGTTGCCGGCGTTGACCGTCAAATTGCCCGTGCCCTCGATGCCGCCGCTGATCGTGAGTGTGCCGGCGCCGGTCAGAGTCAGCGAGCTGTTGTCATTCCAAGCCGTGGCCGACGAAGGGTCGATCGTGACGTTCTGCGTGGCATCGACCAAGGCGATCAAGGGATCGGTTACATCCGGCAACGAAGAGAGCAGACTGATCGTCTGCGATCCGGCGGGCAATGCAAACTGAATCGTGTGCGTCTGGCCGGGAGCGCCGGCGGCGTCTAGCAATGCCTGCCGGAGCGAGCCAGGGCCGCTGTCCGAAGTGCTTGTTACAGGGATGGGCGCATTGACGTACGTGGTCGCCTGCGGCGCAGTGGGGACGCTTTGCTGATTGCCCACATTGTCGGTCGCCACGCAATAAAACGCATAGGTATGAAAGTCTTGGCCCGTGAACGCGGCCGAGGTCGCCGTAGTGTTTGATTGGAACAACATATACGCGCCGCCACTGTCGGACACATAGACGTTATACGAGCCGATGCCGGAGCCCCCAGCGTCGTCCTGCCCGCTCCAGTTCACTGTGAACGTAGTCGATGCTTCGGTCGGCGGGAGCGCGGCGACGCTGCTCGTCGGCGGGCCGGCGTCGATCGTGACGAGCGCCTCTTTGGCCGGATCGGTTCCCTGCGTGGGATCGGTCTCGCTGACCTGATCGGTGGCGATGATCGGCTGCTCGTCGAAGCTGACATCGGCGACGTTGCGAATCTGCGTGCCGGTCGGCAAGCCGGCGATGGGCGAGATGGTGTAGCTGATGTGCCCCATCCCGCGCCCCGTGCCATCTTCCGGCGGGAGGAAACCAGTGAGCACGTCCGGGGGCAGGCTGGTCACTGGATCGATGCTGAAAAACTGGGCGGTGATGAGACCCGTGGCGAGGTCGATGCCGATCTGCACTTCGACGTTGAACGATTCGCCGTTGAACGTCATCGGCACGGTCGTCTGAAAGTGCTGCGAGTTGGCCGGGACCGTGATCTCAGTATCGCCCCAGCCAACCTCATTCAACCGGAAGCTGCTCCAATCGAGGTTGGAACTCAGTTGATCGGTGATCACGACCTGCTGCGCCGGCGCCGTGGCCGAAGGATCGTTCTCGAAATCGACGCGATACGGAAGCGCCGTGCCCGCGGCGACAAAGCCGCTCGGGCCGAAGCCGGGGCCGATCTTGTCGTTCGGATCGACTGCAGAGGCGATCCGCGAGAGGCCGAATATCGTGCCCTCGAGGTTCAAGCCATTCAACGCAAGGAATTTCAGTTCGAGTATTCGCTGCTCCGCCTTAAGGCGGCGCAAATCCTCCGCAAGTTGATCGTGAAGGTCATGGGGTCCCGGAAGCGCCCAGTCGATCACTTTCATTACCGCGAAGTTGGCAGGTAGTCCAAAGAGCACCCGCGAGATGTCAAAGGGAAGAAAATCTACACTCTTTGGGTGCTCCATGTCGTCCAGTTCTGCGGTGTCATGGGTGATAGATTTGTCAAAGGCATCGATCTGAGCTTTCAATGCAACTTGCTCATTTTCGTCTGCGGATAGCGTTGGGTCGTATCCATAGGAATAAACCGGAGGCCAGTTGTAGTTATAGACTGTAGAATGGTAATAGGTATCGGCATCGCCAAGTTCAAGGTCATTGTTAGTGAACCAGATTATCTGACCCGATGGATCGACGAATTGCACGGGCTGGTTGGCAGCATAACGGTAGAAGTTCGTATCGCCACCTCCTAATTGAAGCGGATCGCTGCTTGTGAATCGACCGACCGCGGTGCTGTAGAACCGAGCCCTCATGAAGCTCAATCCGCCCCCCTCGGCTTGCACGCCGAATGC
Above is a genomic segment from Pirellulales bacterium containing:
- a CDS encoding antibiotic biosynthesis monooxygenase family protein, which translates into the protein MTTIAKGAKCVTLVNVFTVEPAKQQRLVDVLVEATETTMRRLPGFMSANIHRGLDGTRVANYAQWRSVEDFQAMLKNPEAIPHMQQAAALASSFDPKLYEVVEVCNIHGQRG
- a CDS encoding autotransporter-associated beta strand repeat-containing protein, coding for MSRFHCFTVATRVWGRRRVRPAWTKIWLSLLCGLGAAARPALAANGTWSSSAPSGLWNTSSDWVSGIVPGATSGTTNTDTATFNTTSTTTSILTDSNRNLENITFDTSAAAYTFNFFGPMVLTSGGTIQIAGTFTGSNITETLNTPLTLEGNYTFANNATNTGDVLTFAGAITNGTAVGQTLTVSGNDAVNINGAIGGTIGMTKNGNNTLTLGGSADNTGLGVIANGGTLLLAKSSSASVHAIGSGGLLINAGNVQLSGSGGDQISDSGTVTIQNTGVFTLAGLNETIGGLAGTSSAIVQNAATTPAALTTNNANGFSNNYFGTLRDGAGGGALSLVKSGNGEQDLSGNNTFTGGVTINAGTLGIGGSGALNSTTPNAVAFGPGSTGTLALNGNSVSIGGLSSSSPSAIIQGGPATLTVIESGNETFAGSLQDQFPGTTATLSFVKAGAGSLTLSGNNTFSGSMTVNAGNLTLSGSNSFSGGLTINAGSMTLSSNNTFTGGVTINAGAALQIGNPGALNSARPNAVTDNGTLTLNGNSVTLAGLNGSGIVQNASAANVTLTVGNLSNTIGGTFAGTLQDGSGGGKLSLVVNGSGTGEQNLSGNNTLTGGVTVNGGTLAITGGSTVANVAINGGTFGMTAGSLVGDVTASATFLYAGGTLSGRLIVAGGALEIFAPITVANVLENDGGLTLPATFTLSGTTLPEAPITLGGPGLDNEGTLTMAGGTLNLSTSGGAANVNRGTFNLSATVPFNLNGATLTNAGALNLNGGTLSGASGLLTNGAGGTISGPGTISSGFSNAGGGVVLSSGAMNISQPFSNTSLIEMNGIAANLAGGAITNSGTIQGFGNIGNAITNTGTIEPIGGTLFLGGTLLNPAGGLIRAGTGNKLLVSHGLLASAGVVNLTGGTFDNNGQPMNNLGQISGFGTFATGGTGLDNNGSVTFSGGLTTVNGPVTNENGKTIVVAYNPAIFTGLVTNNGGGTFNIISTTAVFAGGSSGTFGGTFTNNANSAFSEGGSGTLEVDGAPTMGLASSLAVNDSSTLRFKATTGSATIGTGVTATVNNGATLELAGSVSALSNGPNRVNVTNNSTAAAGILVSGTHQQVGNIDGSGVTQVNAGSDLTANHIVQSELVIGGTAGSPALVTIDASDSSGNPLSQSSGLALAGSLQSTAPFASDAPGSSSLDPPSADGFSGDPIPADPSVDGTTMNGNPSAVPEPSTLLLALLGLASLGYLNRRDRR